A portion of the Mesobacillus sp. AQ2 genome contains these proteins:
- a CDS encoding nuclear transport factor 2 family protein yields MQKTPEKLAQQQLDAYNKQNLDEFLSVYSDDVVIMEFPSNDITTKGIEEMRTRYKKLFEQHPNNHAELLARIVHGNKVIDHELVTGRENSAPKKAVAIYEVTEGKIAKVWFL; encoded by the coding sequence ATGCAAAAGACGCCCGAAAAGCTTGCTCAGCAACAACTGGATGCCTATAATAAACAAAATTTAGATGAGTTTTTGTCCGTATACAGTGATGATGTGGTAATAATGGAGTTTCCGTCAAATGATATTACCACAAAGGGAATCGAAGAAATGAGGACTCGCTACAAAAAGTTATTTGAGCAGCATCCAAACAACCATGCAGAATTATTGGCAAGGATTGTCCATGGTAATAAGGTAATCGATCATGAACTGGTAACTGGCAGAGAGAATAGCGCACCCAAAAAAGCTGTTGCTATTTATGAAGTGACTGAAGGTAAGATAGCAAAGGTTTGGTTTTTATAA
- a CDS encoding GDSL-type esterase/lipase family protein has translation MKIIKYFMLLVLISALSLSAWIYYPQYQLNKMKQESAPVTEKTNKLTYIDYYRTSPDSTVNHLALGDSIIRGYRISEEENFISQFSSKLGAETGKQVISQNEGIIGITSERLNVLVQDGIYDEEIRGADLITLNVGGNDILKLVKKSDIYSALKSFDSLQGGFSKNLSEITTRIKELNPAATIVFLELYNPMPTDHQFYSLADKLLPKWNLMIYETAKETPYSIVVQTTNVINSENLQYLSTDGVHPNPLGNTAISNQMLEQFQQQHKADAVLANREK, from the coding sequence ATGAAAATCATAAAGTACTTTATGCTCTTAGTTCTCATTTCTGCCTTGTCTCTTTCCGCATGGATTTACTATCCACAATACCAGCTAAATAAGATGAAACAGGAAAGTGCCCCTGTAACTGAAAAAACCAATAAGCTTACTTATATAGATTATTACCGTACATCCCCTGACAGTACAGTCAACCACCTTGCGCTCGGGGACTCAATAATCCGCGGGTATCGAATTTCTGAAGAAGAAAATTTCATCAGTCAATTCTCAAGCAAGCTTGGTGCTGAAACTGGCAAACAAGTCATTTCTCAGAATGAAGGAATCATAGGAATAACCAGCGAACGATTGAACGTGCTGGTACAGGATGGAATATATGATGAGGAAATCAGAGGGGCCGATTTAATTACCCTAAATGTAGGCGGTAATGACATCCTTAAACTCGTCAAGAAAAGTGACATCTACAGCGCACTTAAGTCTTTCGATAGCCTTCAAGGAGGATTTTCAAAAAATCTTTCTGAAATCACCACTAGGATCAAAGAACTGAATCCAGCGGCGACTATAGTTTTTCTTGAACTATATAATCCAATGCCAACTGATCATCAATTTTACTCATTAGCGGATAAACTGCTTCCAAAATGGAATTTAATGATTTACGAAACAGCAAAAGAAACACCATATTCCATAGTGGTTCAGACAACGAATGTCATCAACAGTGAAAATTTGCAATATCTGTCTACTGATGGAGTCCATCCCAATCCATTAGGAAATACCGCCATCTCAAACCAGATGCTGGAGCAATTCCAACAACAGCATAAAGCGGATGCCGTACTGGCAAACCGCGAAAAATAA
- a CDS encoding MATE family efflux transporter — protein MYQTFSTKEKIKQIFVLLIPILITQLGMFSMVFFNTIMSGKYNSSDLAGVAIGSSIWSPVFTGLSGILLAVSPIAAQRFGEKKGKEVSSILTHGIYLALIIAVIVIIMGIFLLNPILNAMNLPESVHDTAFQYLAGLGYGIIPLFIFNVLRSFIYALGKTRVVMYILLMSLPVNFFLNYVLIFGYSGFPELGGAGAGYATSITYYIIAAMTAVVIIRQQPFSDFVGLEYFKEFSGEKVKEILKIGVPMGLSIFFETSMFAVVTILISKFNITTIAAYQSALNIVSFLYMIPMSISMALTVLVGFEVGARRYKDAKIYSWLGIYLAALIAIGAGLLVVLFRYKVAGFYSNEPAVIALTGQFLIYALFFMISDAIQATALAALRGYKDVNISFVITLIAYWLICLPVGYLLTQNTGLGASGYWVGLTTGLLAAGISLSLRLIFIQKRRFNTNMAEAV, from the coding sequence ATGTACCAGACTTTTTCGACAAAAGAAAAAATAAAGCAGATTTTTGTCTTACTGATACCAATCTTGATCACGCAATTAGGGATGTTTTCCATGGTGTTTTTTAATACCATCATGTCGGGAAAATATAATTCCTCAGACCTTGCTGGTGTAGCGATTGGATCTTCAATCTGGAGCCCTGTATTCACTGGGCTTAGCGGAATTCTCCTCGCGGTGTCACCAATCGCTGCCCAGCGCTTTGGTGAAAAGAAGGGAAAAGAGGTATCTTCCATTCTTACCCACGGGATTTATTTAGCTTTAATCATTGCCGTAATTGTCATTATTATGGGGATTTTTCTGCTAAATCCAATTTTAAATGCAATGAACCTTCCTGAAAGTGTACATGATACGGCATTTCAATACCTTGCTGGATTAGGCTATGGAATCATTCCCTTGTTTATTTTTAATGTTTTGAGGTCATTTATTTATGCTCTGGGTAAAACAAGAGTGGTCATGTATATTCTGCTCATGTCACTGCCAGTCAACTTCTTCCTAAATTATGTCCTGATTTTTGGTTATTCGGGCTTCCCGGAACTCGGAGGTGCAGGTGCTGGTTATGCTACGTCAATTACCTATTACATAATTGCAGCAATGACAGCTGTAGTCATAATCAGGCAACAGCCATTTTCCGATTTTGTAGGGCTGGAATACTTCAAGGAATTTTCGGGAGAGAAAGTTAAAGAAATCTTGAAAATCGGTGTTCCGATGGGATTGTCGATCTTTTTTGAAACAAGCATGTTTGCTGTCGTGACGATTTTAATCAGTAAGTTCAATATCACAACGATTGCCGCCTATCAATCCGCATTGAATATTGTCTCATTTCTTTATATGATCCCGATGAGTATTTCGATGGCATTAACTGTATTGGTTGGATTTGAAGTAGGAGCCCGCCGCTATAAGGATGCCAAAATATACAGCTGGCTGGGGATTTATTTGGCAGCACTCATCGCAATAGGCGCAGGATTGCTTGTCGTGTTATTCCGTTATAAGGTGGCAGGTTTTTACTCAAATGAACCTGCCGTTATTGCCTTAACGGGCCAATTTTTGATTTACGCGTTATTCTTCATGATTTCCGATGCCATTCAGGCTACTGCACTAGCGGCACTTCGCGGATATAAAGATGTGAATATATCATTCGTCATCACGCTGATTGCATACTGGCTCATTTGTCTGCCGGTAGGTTACCTGCTCACCCAAAATACCGGACTTGGAGCTTCAGGATATTGGGTCGGCCTTACCACCGGATTGCTGGCAGCCGGAATCTCATTGTCACTAAGATTAATCTTCATCCAAAAAAGAAGATTCAATACGAATATGGCCGAGGCTGTTTAA
- a CDS encoding DUF1572 family protein produces the protein MAYLKIAFENFQSIKNQAERAMSQLSLDQLHYSPNKESNSIAIISKHMSGNLKSRFRDFLTADGEKPDRDRDGEFEGAFHSKEDLLNFWNEGWSVLFETLEKLTEADLARTVYIRSEPHNAMQAIQRQIAHQASHSGQIVYLAKMLKNEEWETLSIPRGKSRQYNESMKLEDK, from the coding sequence ATGGCATATTTAAAAATTGCATTTGAAAATTTCCAAAGTATTAAGAATCAAGCCGAAAGAGCGATGTCTCAATTAAGTCTGGATCAGCTTCATTATTCTCCAAACAAAGAATCAAACAGCATCGCGATCATTTCCAAACATATGAGCGGTAACCTGAAATCAAGGTTCCGTGATTTCCTGACAGCCGACGGCGAAAAACCCGACCGTGACCGGGATGGAGAATTTGAAGGCGCTTTTCACTCGAAAGAAGATTTACTCAATTTCTGGAATGAGGGCTGGTCTGTCCTTTTTGAAACACTTGAAAAATTAACAGAAGCCGATCTTGCTCGAACGGTATATATAAGAAGTGAACCACATAATGCCATGCAAGCCATACAACGTCAAATTGCCCATCAGGCAAGTCATTCTGGACAGATTGTCTATCTAGCGAAGATGCTTAAAAATGAGGAATGGGAAACACTCAGCATCCCAAGAGGAAAGTCACGGCAATACAACGAATCCATGAAGCTGGAGGATAAATAA
- a CDS encoding DUF4395 domain-containing protein produces the protein MSGQLRSIPQPLVRTNQWFIVISVISAWLTGFEWILGLPLAAGLSGIFFGYNPIMKAARHFLKKDLSAYIPEDWEQQQFNQKIAVICLAGGLVSFANGYTAIGYFFTIMVAIAAFIAILGFCIGCFIRFQWTKYKAKHASTS, from the coding sequence TTGTCTGGTCAATTACGCTCAATTCCTCAGCCGTTAGTCAGGACAAATCAGTGGTTCATTGTCATAAGTGTAATTAGTGCCTGGTTAACAGGTTTTGAATGGATATTAGGTTTACCATTAGCTGCAGGATTATCAGGAATATTCTTCGGTTATAACCCGATAATGAAAGCTGCGAGACATTTCTTGAAGAAAGATCTTTCCGCATATATCCCTGAAGACTGGGAGCAGCAGCAGTTTAATCAAAAAATAGCTGTCATCTGTTTAGCAGGAGGACTTGTTTCTTTCGCGAATGGATATACAGCGATTGGTTACTTTTTCACCATCATGGTTGCAATAGCGGCTTTTATAGCGATTCTTGGATTCTGCATCGGCTGTTTCATTCGTTTCCAGTGGACCAAATACAAAGCAAAACATGCATCAACTTCTTGA
- a CDS encoding VanW family protein: MGRFFKGVWVLILAGCIGVSGCAQQTSVKDETEKKVVEPAEDQKVKEEQEPKEQEPEVVEPIVVKVIEPTTQEVVKSLTPIELGFGTDDAKYRNELGKWARELARGTETTAGFDRRMIPDKLGPDGQVIKGSPLIILEEEELVNSIIEASKEGGTVELPLYVTASSYEISDAARLDEVVVGKYTTYFNAGVAGRTKNIELSADAINNVILGVGDVFSFNTTVGPSDEAHGYQPAEEIVNKKLVMGIGGGICQTSSTLFNAVDVLGVGYVEKHHHSLSVGYVPKGRDATVSYGGKDFRFENTTGVPLLLKAIVSKGSLTVEVRTSKDYQTQMKKGI; this comes from the coding sequence ATGGGTCGATTTTTTAAAGGTGTATGGGTTTTGATTCTGGCAGGGTGCATTGGTGTTTCTGGCTGTGCTCAACAAACTTCTGTGAAGGATGAAACGGAAAAGAAGGTAGTCGAACCAGCTGAGGATCAAAAAGTCAAAGAAGAACAGGAACCAAAAGAACAGGAACCAGAAGTGGTTGAGCCAATTGTAGTGAAAGTCATTGAGCCAACAACACAGGAGGTTGTCAAATCACTGACACCAATTGAGTTGGGTTTTGGTACAGATGATGCGAAATACAGGAATGAGCTGGGGAAGTGGGCACGTGAACTGGCACGCGGTACAGAAACGACAGCTGGCTTTGACAGACGTATGATTCCGGATAAGCTCGGCCCAGACGGTCAGGTGATCAAGGGAAGCCCACTTATTATTTTGGAGGAAGAGGAACTGGTAAATAGCATCATCGAGGCTTCTAAAGAAGGAGGGACTGTCGAGCTGCCTCTCTATGTGACTGCGAGCAGCTACGAAATAAGTGATGCAGCCAGACTTGATGAGGTGGTTGTAGGTAAGTATACAACCTATTTTAATGCAGGGGTTGCCGGCAGGACAAAGAATATTGAGTTGTCAGCAGATGCCATTAACAATGTCATTCTGGGAGTGGGGGATGTCTTTTCATTCAACACAACGGTCGGTCCAAGTGATGAGGCCCATGGTTACCAGCCTGCCGAGGAGATTGTTAACAAAAAGCTGGTCATGGGCATTGGGGGAGGAATCTGCCAGACTTCTTCTACCCTATTCAATGCGGTCGATGTTCTTGGGGTTGGATATGTGGAAAAACATCATCATTCGCTTTCGGTCGGTTATGTGCCAAAGGGAAGGGACGCCACCGTTTCATACGGAGGCAAGGATTTCAGGTTCGAAAACACAACAGGTGTGCCATTATTGCTAAAAGCAATTGTCAGCAAGGGCAGCCTCACTGTGGAAGTGAGAACTTCAAAAGACTATCAAACCCAAATGAAAAAGGGAATCTAA
- the metH gene encoding methionine synthase gives MSTLLIEQMKQKILIMDGAMGTMLQQADLSADDFGGEEFEGCNEILNLSAPEVIEHIHREYFAAGADIVETNTFGATSLVLDEYGLGHKAYEINKKAALIARAAADEASKPSQPRFVAGSMGPTTKTLSVTGGSTFEEMSKAYEEQALGLIDGKVDMLLLETSQDLLNVKAAYSGIKQAFEQSGKELPIMISATIEPMGTTLAGQSIEAFYISVQHMNPIAIGLNCATGPEFMQEHLRSLSSLSQSAVSCYPNAGLPDEEGQYHETPDTLAQKLSDFATQGWLNIVGGCCGTTPAHIKAISEKMKEREPRQTEANQLHMVSGIEPFIYDDPTLRPIMVGERTNVIGSRKFKRLISEGKIEEAAEIARAQVKNGAHVIDICLADPDRDELQDMEQFIKEVVKKVKVPLVIDSTDDAVIEKALSYSQGKAIINSINLEDGEDRFESVARLIHKYGAAVVVGTIEEEGMGVSAEKKLAIAKRSYDLLVNKYKIPAQDLIFDPLVFPVGTGDEQYIGSAKATVDGIRMIKETFPETQTILGISNVSFGLPPVGREVLNSVFLYHCTQAGLDYAIVNTEKLERFASISPEEVKMAEDLLFHTTDQTLADFTDFYRDKKKEAKSTLPDMTLEERLAYYVVEGTKEGLLPDLDIALETYPAPLDIINGPLMDGMKEVGRLFNDNQLIVAEVLQSAEVMKAAVSHLEPHMEKNDTTAAKGKVLLATVKGDVHDIGKNLVDIILSNNGYDVVDLGIKVAPNALIEAIRKEKPDIVGLSGLLVKSAQQMVLTAQDMKQAGIDLPIMVGGAALSRKFTDTKIAQQYDGLVLYAKDAMNGLSLANRLREPDGYEQFLQEQKEKQEAALNKQEIIIPGRKSATAVLERPKVIEKAPVFIPQDLNRHLVKSYSLSHIEPYINQQMLLGHHLGLKGKVEKLFAESNEKAVMLQGVVQSLLTEAKTNGWIKPAAVYQFFPAQSEGDKLYIFDPQQQDQIIETFEFPRQEVSPGLCLADFVRPITDDEKDYVGMFAVTAGAGIRQAAEHLKNKGNFLENHALQALALETAEGFAELLHRQIRDRWGFPDTPDMTMKGRFAAKYQGQRFSFGYPACPDLEDQKKLFNLLKPEEIGIELTEGCMMEPEASVTAIVFSHPEARYFNVLKN, from the coding sequence ATGTCAACCTTGTTAATTGAGCAGATGAAACAAAAAATCCTCATCATGGATGGTGCAATGGGAACGATGCTCCAGCAGGCTGATCTTTCCGCAGATGATTTTGGCGGTGAAGAATTCGAAGGCTGTAATGAAATCCTGAATCTTTCTGCACCCGAAGTGATTGAACATATACATCGTGAATATTTCGCTGCCGGTGCAGATATCGTAGAAACCAATACATTCGGTGCCACCAGTCTGGTCCTTGACGAATACGGTTTAGGCCATAAAGCTTATGAAATCAACAAGAAAGCAGCACTGATTGCCAGGGCCGCCGCAGATGAGGCATCTAAACCTTCCCAGCCCCGATTTGTGGCTGGTTCGATGGGACCGACAACGAAAACATTGAGTGTTACCGGCGGTTCTACTTTCGAAGAAATGTCGAAAGCATACGAAGAACAGGCTCTCGGGCTGATCGATGGCAAGGTGGACATGCTGCTTCTTGAGACCAGCCAGGATTTGCTTAACGTCAAAGCAGCCTATAGCGGAATCAAGCAGGCTTTCGAACAGAGCGGCAAAGAACTTCCAATCATGATTTCTGCCACTATCGAACCGATGGGAACTACACTTGCCGGCCAATCGATTGAAGCATTCTATATTTCGGTTCAGCACATGAATCCAATTGCCATAGGGCTGAACTGTGCAACAGGTCCTGAATTCATGCAAGAGCACCTTCGCTCTCTGTCCTCCCTCTCCCAGTCAGCAGTCAGCTGTTATCCCAATGCAGGACTGCCGGATGAAGAAGGTCAATATCATGAAACACCTGATACCCTTGCACAGAAACTATCCGACTTTGCCACACAAGGCTGGCTGAATATTGTCGGTGGCTGCTGCGGTACCACTCCGGCCCATATAAAGGCGATCTCGGAAAAAATGAAAGAACGTGAGCCAAGGCAGACAGAAGCAAACCAGCTTCACATGGTATCTGGAATCGAACCGTTCATCTATGATGATCCAACATTAAGACCAATCATGGTTGGTGAACGGACAAATGTTATCGGTTCGCGGAAATTCAAGCGCTTGATTTCCGAGGGGAAAATAGAAGAAGCAGCCGAAATTGCAAGAGCGCAGGTTAAAAACGGAGCCCATGTCATCGACATTTGCCTGGCGGACCCTGACAGAGATGAACTGCAGGATATGGAACAGTTCATTAAGGAAGTTGTCAAAAAGGTGAAGGTTCCGCTGGTAATCGATTCGACTGATGATGCAGTCATTGAAAAGGCCCTAAGCTATTCTCAGGGTAAGGCAATCATCAATTCAATCAATCTTGAAGATGGCGAAGATCGCTTTGAATCAGTTGCCCGACTGATCCACAAATATGGTGCAGCGGTGGTGGTCGGCACAATTGAAGAAGAAGGCATGGGTGTTTCCGCTGAGAAGAAATTGGCGATTGCCAAACGTTCATATGACCTGCTTGTCAATAAATATAAGATTCCTGCTCAGGATCTGATTTTTGATCCGCTTGTCTTCCCAGTCGGTACCGGGGATGAACAATATATCGGTTCAGCCAAAGCGACTGTTGACGGCATCAGGATGATCAAGGAGACATTCCCGGAAACCCAAACAATCCTCGGCATCAGCAATGTTTCATTTGGGCTTCCACCAGTGGGCCGTGAAGTCTTGAACTCTGTCTTTCTTTATCACTGCACCCAGGCTGGCCTGGACTATGCAATTGTGAATACAGAAAAGCTTGAGCGTTTTGCTTCAATTAGTCCAGAGGAAGTAAAAATGGCTGAAGATTTATTGTTCCATACTACAGATCAAACACTTGCTGACTTTACTGATTTTTACAGGGATAAAAAGAAGGAAGCCAAAAGCACCCTGCCTGATATGACACTTGAAGAAAGGCTGGCCTACTATGTGGTCGAAGGCACGAAAGAAGGTCTTCTGCCTGACCTGGATATTGCACTTGAAACCTACCCTGCCCCACTGGATATCATCAACGGTCCTTTGATGGATGGGATGAAAGAAGTTGGCAGGCTGTTCAATGATAATCAGTTGATCGTGGCTGAGGTTCTCCAAAGCGCAGAGGTCATGAAAGCAGCTGTGTCTCATCTGGAGCCGCATATGGAAAAAAATGATACAACCGCTGCTAAGGGTAAAGTGCTTCTTGCTACTGTAAAAGGCGATGTCCATGATATTGGAAAAAACCTTGTCGATATCATCCTCAGCAACAATGGCTATGATGTCGTCGATCTTGGAATCAAGGTTGCCCCGAATGCCCTTATTGAGGCAATCAGAAAAGAAAAACCAGACATCGTGGGTCTTTCAGGTCTGCTTGTGAAATCCGCACAGCAGATGGTGCTGACCGCACAGGATATGAAGCAAGCAGGCATCGATCTCCCGATAATGGTAGGTGGCGCCGCCCTTTCAAGGAAGTTTACTGATACAAAAATCGCGCAGCAATATGACGGACTAGTATTATATGCAAAAGATGCGATGAACGGCCTGTCTCTCGCCAATCGACTACGGGAACCAGACGGCTATGAACAGTTTTTGCAAGAACAAAAAGAAAAGCAGGAAGCTGCATTAAACAAGCAAGAAATTATAATACCTGGCCGGAAATCTGCTACCGCTGTCCTTGAACGCCCAAAAGTGATTGAAAAGGCACCGGTATTTATACCGCAGGATTTAAATAGGCATCTCGTTAAATCCTATTCCCTTTCCCATATCGAGCCCTATATCAATCAACAGATGCTGTTGGGACATCACCTGGGTTTGAAAGGAAAAGTGGAAAAATTGTTCGCTGAATCAAATGAAAAGGCAGTCATGCTGCAAGGGGTTGTCCAATCGTTGTTAACAGAGGCAAAAACAAATGGTTGGATTAAACCGGCAGCAGTCTATCAGTTCTTCCCTGCCCAGTCCGAAGGGGATAAACTCTATATTTTCGACCCTCAGCAGCAGGACCAAATTATTGAAACCTTCGAGTTCCCGCGACAAGAAGTATCTCCAGGACTTTGCCTGGCGGATTTCGTTCGGCCTATAACAGATGATGAAAAAGATTATGTCGGAATGTTTGCAGTAACGGCAGGTGCGGGAATACGACAGGCTGCAGAACATCTGAAAAATAAGGGGAACTTCCTGGAAAACCATGCCCTCCAAGCATTGGCTCTTGAGACCGCAGAAGGCTTTGCCGAGCTTCTCCACCGACAAATCCGCGATCGTTGGGGATTCCCCGATACACCGGATATGACAATGAAAGGCCGATTTGCCGCCAAATATCAGGGACAGCGTTTTTCTTTCGGCTACCCTGCCTGTCCAGATTTGGAAGACCAAAAGAAACTTTTCAACCTGCTCAAGCCAGAGGAAATCGGTATAGAATTAACCGAAGGCTGTATGATGGAACCTGAAGCATCAGTCACAGCAATTGTATTTTCACATCCAGAAGCAAGGTACTTCAATGTTTTGAAGAATTAG
- a CDS encoding bifunctional homocysteine S-methyltransferase/methylenetetrahydrofolate reductase, with protein MSFLKRMENEILIADGAIGTLLHSYGAGTCFEELNLSQPEAIVKIHKAYMNAGADLIQTNTYAANYIKLERYGLEDQVKEINSAAVRLARQAAGSEAYVLGTMGGNRGIRPSAIPIEEIRRSFREQLYCLLLEGVDGLLLETFYDMEEIETVLEIARKETDLPIIAQVSLQEIGIMQDQTPLQEVFDRLEELGADIVGLNCRLGPHHMISSLEQIELPAKAFLSAYPNAGLPAYTDGKFHYEGDPEYFRKSARSFRDQGVRLIGGCCGTTPQHIEALADELKGLQPITDKQIAAKKTRVLVAPVDVKRPEAPLHDLVKERPSVIVELDSPRKLDTTRFFEGAKALKETGIDALTLADNSLASPRISNAAIGHLVKEKIGMRPLVHLTCRDRNIIGLQSHLMGLHTLGLHDVLAVTGDPARVGDFPGASSVFDVSSFELIEMIKQFNSGLSYSGKDLGQKGAFSIGAAFNPNVRSIDKAVLRMEKKIKAGADYFITQPVYSEKMLLAVHEATRHLDTPVYIGLMPLTSSRNAEFLHNEVPGIKISQEILETMAKFNNEPLQSKKEGIAITKGLIEAAAELFNGIYLITPFMNYEMTVELSGYANEYSSLLKRRKQNVNLVN; from the coding sequence ATGAGTTTCCTGAAACGTATGGAAAATGAAATTTTGATAGCGGATGGTGCAATCGGTACCCTACTCCATTCCTACGGAGCAGGTACCTGTTTCGAAGAGTTGAATCTCTCTCAGCCAGAAGCGATTGTAAAAATCCATAAAGCCTATATGAACGCTGGAGCCGACCTGATCCAGACAAATACTTATGCTGCCAATTATATAAAACTCGAAAGATATGGACTTGAAGACCAGGTGAAGGAAATCAACAGCGCTGCCGTCCGGCTCGCGCGTCAGGCTGCTGGAAGCGAAGCATATGTCCTTGGCACGATGGGAGGCAATCGCGGAATCAGGCCCTCGGCCATCCCCATCGAAGAGATCAGGAGAAGCTTCAGGGAGCAGCTCTATTGCCTGCTTCTTGAAGGCGTGGACGGACTGTTGCTTGAAACTTTTTACGATATGGAAGAAATCGAGACAGTACTTGAAATTGCCAGAAAGGAAACAGATTTGCCGATCATTGCCCAGGTGTCTCTCCAGGAAATTGGCATCATGCAAGACCAGACCCCTCTTCAGGAAGTTTTCGATAGACTGGAGGAGCTAGGTGCCGATATTGTCGGGCTTAATTGCAGATTAGGTCCCCACCATATGATTTCAAGCCTTGAACAAATTGAGCTTCCGGCAAAAGCGTTCTTATCTGCGTATCCAAATGCTGGTTTGCCAGCTTACACAGATGGAAAATTCCATTATGAGGGAGACCCAGAATATTTCAGGAAATCCGCCCGCAGCTTCCGTGATCAGGGCGTCAGGTTAATTGGCGGCTGTTGCGGAACCACCCCTCAACATATTGAAGCATTAGCTGATGAGTTAAAAGGATTACAGCCAATAACGGATAAGCAAATAGCCGCGAAAAAAACCAGAGTTTTGGTCGCTCCAGTAGATGTTAAAAGGCCAGAAGCTCCACTTCATGATTTAGTAAAAGAACGTCCTTCTGTGATTGTCGAGCTGGATTCTCCGCGGAAACTTGATACGACCCGCTTTTTTGAAGGTGCGAAAGCTTTAAAAGAAACAGGAATCGATGCCCTGACACTGGCGGATAATTCACTTGCATCACCAAGAATTTCAAATGCCGCTATCGGCCATCTGGTAAAAGAAAAGATAGGAATGCGGCCGCTCGTGCACCTGACTTGCCGTGATCGAAACATTATAGGGCTGCAGTCGCATTTAATGGGGCTGCATACCCTTGGCCTTCATGATGTCTTGGCGGTTACCGGAGACCCCGCCCGTGTGGGTGATTTTCCCGGAGCCTCTTCTGTTTTTGATGTTTCTTCCTTTGAATTAATAGAGATGATCAAACAGTTCAATTCAGGACTCTCCTACTCTGGTAAAGATTTAGGCCAAAAAGGCGCCTTTTCCATCGGTGCTGCCTTCAATCCAAATGTGCGTTCCATTGATAAGGCTGTCTTGAGGATGGAAAAGAAAATCAAAGCCGGTGCAGATTATTTTATTACCCAGCCGGTCTACTCAGAAAAGATGCTTTTGGCAGTCCATGAAGCCACAAGGCATTTGGATACACCGGTCTATATTGGACTGATGCCGCTTACGAGCAGCAGGAATGCAGAATTTCTCCATAATGAGGTTCCTGGCATCAAGATTTCACAGGAAATACTCGAAACGATGGCGAAATTCAATAATGAACCCCTTCAATCCAAGAAAGAAGGCATTGCTATCACGAAGGGTTTGATTGAGGCTGCAGCTGAACTATTCAACGGAATCTATTTAATCACCCCTTTCATGAACTATGAAATGACTGTCGAATTATCTGGATATGCCAATGAATACAGCAGCCTTCTAAAGAGGAGGAAACAAAATGTCAACCTTGTTAATTGA